Proteins encoded together in one Alteribacter keqinensis window:
- the deoD gene encoding purine-nucleoside phosphorylase: protein MSVHIGAKEGEIAESILLPGDPLRAKYIAENFLENVTCYNEVRGMLGYTGTYKGKRISVQGTGMGVPSISIYVHELINSYGVKNLIRVGTCGAFQKDVKVRDVILAMSASSDSGVNQRYFGGIDFAPTADFGLLKSAYDGAVASGLNVRVGNVFTSDVFYNDYKDQVQKLADHQVLAVEMESSALYTIAARFGVNALSVLTVSDHLVTGEETSSQERQETFNEMVDVALTAAIEAE, encoded by the coding sequence ATGAGTGTACATATTGGTGCAAAAGAAGGCGAAATCGCAGAATCCATTCTGCTTCCGGGCGACCCGCTGAGAGCGAAATACATTGCAGAAAACTTCCTTGAAAATGTCACCTGCTACAACGAAGTCCGCGGTATGCTGGGTTACACGGGTACCTATAAAGGAAAGCGCATCTCTGTTCAGGGAACAGGAATGGGTGTCCCTTCCATCTCCATCTACGTTCACGAATTGATCAACAGCTACGGAGTTAAAAACCTGATCCGCGTCGGTACGTGCGGTGCATTCCAAAAAGATGTCAAAGTTCGTGACGTCATTCTTGCCATGAGTGCTTCTTCCGATTCAGGTGTAAACCAGCGCTACTTCGGGGGAATTGACTTCGCTCCAACAGCCGACTTCGGTCTTTTAAAAAGTGCCTATGACGGCGCCGTTGCAAGCGGCCTGAACGTACGTGTCGGTAATGTCTTTACTTCAGACGTGTTCTATAACGATTACAAAGACCAGGTGCAAAAGCTCGCTGATCACCAGGTTCTTGCAGTAGAGATGGAATCTTCCGCACTTTACACGATCGCAGCCCGGTTTGGCGTGAACGCGTTGAGTGTCCTGACGGTGAGTGACCACCTCGTCACAGGTGAAGAAACAAGCTCCCAGGAACGCCAGGAAACATTCAACGAAATGGTAGACGTAGCCCTGACTGCTGCGATTGAAGCCGAGTAA
- a CDS encoding HD-GYP domain-containing protein has product METIQLNASKKTVTGRILAKEIISPNGYFLLRKGMALSKWHLEILLNHDIREIEVEKLSSPDLVDQFRTFPGEKEEVMRLYADNVAEVKRLFEAAVTRETPSVQDFMKPFTGLLHKVLTRTNIFLELYHIKGHDEYTYRHSINVGLLAATISKMLGQTDEEVLELGKAGFFHDIGKMQLSKYLLNKEGKLTEREYEEIKKHPVYGKELLERIDGVSYTIVQGALLHHERLDGSGYPFGLRGGETPFFAQILAVADIYDAISSDRVYREKFSPFRALEELVNEVYKNKLNGQIVFPFVQHVINGYMNCRVLLESGEEGTIVHLPIEEITRPLIAVGEGYLDLRKNRSLKIKDVQLDQQNPVEI; this is encoded by the coding sequence GTGGAAACGATACAGCTTAATGCCAGTAAAAAAACAGTTACCGGGCGTATCTTAGCCAAAGAAATCATTTCTCCTAATGGGTATTTTCTTCTCAGAAAAGGGATGGCCCTGTCGAAATGGCACCTTGAGATCCTGCTTAATCACGATATAAGAGAGATTGAGGTTGAAAAGCTCTCTTCCCCTGATCTGGTAGATCAGTTCCGCACTTTTCCCGGGGAAAAAGAAGAAGTAATGCGTCTTTATGCTGATAACGTTGCTGAAGTAAAGCGGCTGTTTGAGGCCGCGGTGACAAGAGAAACTCCGAGTGTTCAGGATTTTATGAAACCGTTTACAGGTTTGCTTCATAAAGTACTGACAAGAACAAATATCTTTCTTGAGCTATACCATATTAAAGGCCACGATGAGTATACATACCGCCACAGTATCAATGTCGGGCTTCTTGCAGCTACGATCAGCAAAATGCTCGGTCAGACTGATGAGGAGGTTCTCGAACTTGGTAAAGCCGGCTTTTTCCACGATATCGGAAAGATGCAATTATCAAAGTATCTGTTGAATAAAGAAGGTAAGCTTACTGAACGGGAGTATGAAGAAATAAAGAAGCACCCTGTATACGGGAAAGAACTTCTTGAGAGAATAGACGGCGTCAGTTATACGATTGTTCAGGGAGCGCTCCTGCATCATGAAAGGCTTGATGGGTCCGGGTATCCCTTTGGTCTAAGAGGCGGGGAGACGCCTTTTTTTGCCCAGATATTAGCTGTGGCGGATATTTATGATGCCATTTCCTCAGACCGGGTTTACCGGGAAAAGTTTTCTCCATTCCGGGCGCTTGAAGAGCTTGTGAATGAAGTTTATAAAAACAAGCTTAATGGTCAGATCGTATTTCCATTTGTGCAGCATGTGATTAATGGATATATGAACTGCAGGGTGCTGCTGGAAAGCGGGGAGGAGGGGACGATTGTCCACCTGCCAATCGAAGAGATAACGCGGCCTCTGATAGCGGTAGGTGAGGGATACCTGGATCTTAGAAAAAACCGTAGCCTCAAGATAAAGGATGTACAGCTCGACCAACAAAATCCTGTGGAAATATAA
- a CDS encoding lipoate--protein ligase — translation MRFISNQNITDPRLNLAIEEYALKHLDKEHTYLLFYVNEPSIIIGKNQNTIEEINKDYVEKNGIHVVRRLSGGGAVYHDLGNLNFSFITKDDGESFHNFQKFTQPVVDALQKIGVDAKLTGRNDLQVGERKISGNAQYTTKGRMFSHGTLLLDSEMENVVDALNVNEEKIRSKGIKSIRSRVANINEFVDKPLSMEEFKALLLRYIFDGAEEIPEYKLTEEDWKGIEKISAERYSNWDWNYGRSPKFDLKRSKRFAAGTVDIRLNVNKGTITDCKIFGDFFGIGEVTDVEKELIGCRYEREELDKALDKLQVKHYFGAITKEEIVELVY, via the coding sequence ATGCGATTTATCAGCAATCAAAACATTACTGATCCAAGGTTAAACCTTGCGATTGAGGAATACGCCCTCAAGCACCTGGACAAAGAGCATACATATCTGTTGTTTTACGTTAACGAACCATCCATCATTATCGGCAAAAACCAGAACACGATCGAAGAAATAAATAAAGACTATGTTGAAAAGAACGGCATTCACGTCGTCCGCAGGCTGTCAGGCGGAGGGGCTGTATACCACGACCTCGGCAACCTGAACTTCAGCTTTATCACAAAAGACGACGGAGAAAGCTTTCACAACTTCCAGAAGTTCACGCAGCCGGTTGTGGATGCCCTCCAGAAAATCGGCGTTGACGCCAAACTCACTGGCCGTAACGATTTGCAGGTTGGGGAGCGTAAAATTTCAGGTAACGCCCAGTATACAACAAAGGGCCGTATGTTCAGCCACGGCACGCTCCTTCTTGATTCCGAGATGGAGAACGTAGTGGATGCATTGAATGTGAATGAAGAGAAGATCCGATCCAAAGGAATCAAATCCATTCGCAGCCGTGTCGCCAACATCAATGAATTTGTGGACAAGCCATTATCCATGGAAGAATTCAAGGCATTGTTGTTACGCTATATCTTTGACGGGGCCGAGGAGATTCCTGAATATAAGCTTACAGAGGAAGACTGGAAGGGAATTGAAAAAATATCCGCTGAGCGCTACAGCAACTGGGACTGGAACTACGGCCGCTCACCAAAATTTGACCTTAAACGCTCCAAGCGGTTCGCCGCAGGAACTGTTGATATCCGGTTGAATGTTAACAAAGGAACCATCACTGACTGTAAGATCTTCGGTGATTTCTTCGGCATCGGGGAAGTCACAGACGTGGAAAAAGAATTAATCGGCTGCCGCTACGAGCGGGAAGAACTGGACAAAGCACTGGACAAGCTGCAAGTGAAGCACTATTTCGGTGCTATTACAAAGGAAGAAATTGTGGAGCTGGTTTATTAA
- the pssA gene encoding CDP-diacylglycerol--serine O-phosphatidyltransferase, translated as MTLLQHLVDNTYRKFRSQTANLLTILNLGLGGFAMLAVLQGQYGISVAFICLAAIFDRLDGKVARKLNIESDMGKQLDSLCDIISFGVAPALLVYQSVLYQFSTAGMVFTIIFIACGAIRLARFNVTEQEGFFVGLPITAAGCILTVSHLLNDTIAAPAFMWITLALSILMISTFRVRKM; from the coding sequence TTGACGTTGTTACAACACCTTGTTGACAATACGTATCGGAAGTTCCGCAGTCAGACGGCCAATCTGCTGACGATTTTGAACTTGGGTCTCGGTGGCTTTGCGATGCTGGCTGTACTTCAGGGCCAATATGGCATAAGCGTTGCGTTTATCTGCCTCGCTGCCATTTTTGACCGGCTTGATGGAAAAGTGGCCCGCAAGTTAAATATAGAGTCAGACATGGGAAAACAATTGGATTCATTATGTGATATTATATCATTTGGCGTAGCACCTGCGTTATTAGTTTATCAATCTGTATTATACCAGTTTTCGACAGCTGGTATGGTATTTACCATCATTTTTATTGCCTGCGGTGCCATTCGTCTTGCCAGATTCAACGTAACAGAACAGGAAGGTTTCTTTGTAGGGCTGCCGATTACAGCTGCCGGCTGTATTCTGACTGTCAGCCACTTACTGAATGACACGATCGCAGCGCCGGCCTTTATGTGGATTACACTGGCACTGTCTATCTTAATGATCAGTACTTTCCGTGTTCGTAAAATGTAA
- a CDS encoding phosphatidylserine decarboxylase, with product MKKKIYRSLMELTKSPVQSWGIRKFTTSRVSKPLIRSFANVYKIDLNESEKKVTEFDTLQSLFIRELKPGIRQVASGDETIVSPVDGTLSETGLISEDATFTIKGQTYDVNELVGLEDTGKRYLGGRYMLFYLSPTDYHRIHSPVEGEIVKTWALGTHSSPVNPLGLSLGDRVLAKNYRLLTEVSTEDDHRVCVVKIGALNVNSIHPGKAMANGTVSKGEEMAYFSFGSSVMLLFEKGMVEKEILNGKVKYGEAIATITK from the coding sequence TTGAAGAAAAAAATTTACCGATCATTAATGGAATTAACGAAAAGCCCGGTACAGTCCTGGGGCATCAGAAAATTTACAACCTCAAGGGTGAGTAAGCCTCTCATCCGTTCTTTTGCGAATGTGTATAAAATTGATTTGAATGAATCAGAGAAAAAAGTAACCGAATTTGATACACTCCAGTCTCTGTTCATCAGGGAACTGAAACCCGGGATCAGGCAGGTAGCATCAGGTGATGAAACCATCGTCAGCCCGGTAGATGGTACTTTATCAGAAACCGGCCTCATTTCAGAGGATGCCACATTTACGATTAAGGGGCAGACATATGATGTAAATGAGCTCGTAGGTTTGGAAGACACGGGTAAACGGTACCTAGGTGGAAGGTATATGCTTTTTTATTTGAGTCCTACTGATTATCACCGGATCCACAGTCCCGTTGAAGGGGAAATTGTTAAAACGTGGGCATTGGGTACCCACTCATCACCAGTTAACCCACTGGGGCTTTCACTTGGGGACAGAGTGCTGGCTAAGAACTACAGACTTCTTACCGAAGTGAGTACAGAAGATGACCACCGGGTATGCGTCGTGAAAATCGGGGCATTAAATGTAAATAGTATTCACCCGGGGAAAGCGATGGCAAACGGCACCGTTTCAAAAGGAGAAGAAATGGCTTATTTCTCATTCGGTTCAAGTGTGATGCTTCTCTTTGAAAAGGGCATGGTGGAAAAAGAGATCCTCAATGGAAAAGTAAAATACGGCGAGGCCATAGCAACGATTACTAAGTAA
- a CDS encoding spore germination protein has product MKSFFKAFENQKKQKADTKILEPPETPTFPVSFEIDTNRVYVKSTLHYTEDLVEKKVTTGHNKTVYFLYLEPLSDTKDMHEYFYSKLRKIRSDENLHRTLSDMDSARLVHLSDAISEILSGKSLVLIENTDYCYLLSTTSVIHRDVGEPDNEQVIRGSHSGFVENLSVNLQLVRNLISHPSLVVKYTTLGEVSKTKSAVIYMDGRADPIVVEEIHRRLKKIKVDKLMNSGIIEEYMEDNIYSLFPQFITTERADRTALNLIDGRVIILTDGDPTALVLPVTFFSFFQSTDDYNSRWVAGNFYRLIRVISFLLAVTLPGIYIAIITYHYEIIPFGMTFVIKDAVEHIPYPPLVEALFMELTLELIREAGIRLPTPIGQTIGIVGGLVIGDAVVNAGFISSIMIIVVALTAISSFVVPVHEMSMAMRLLRYPIMIMASLLGFVGIVFCLTVYLIHLCKLTSIGKPFFYPFAPFDWKGLMNRFVRLPHTVEVKNEQKEGKNNHSSSS; this is encoded by the coding sequence ATGAAATCATTTTTCAAGGCTTTTGAAAATCAAAAAAAACAAAAAGCGGACACAAAAATTCTTGAACCGCCGGAAACACCAACCTTCCCGGTGTCCTTTGAGATTGATACAAACCGGGTTTATGTCAAAAGTACCCTTCATTACACAGAGGATCTGGTGGAAAAGAAAGTCACCACCGGTCATAACAAGACGGTTTATTTCTTGTACCTTGAGCCCCTGTCAGACACGAAAGATATGCATGAGTATTTTTATTCGAAGCTGAGAAAAATCCGGAGTGACGAGAATCTGCACCGTACTCTCAGTGATATGGATTCAGCCAGGCTCGTTCATTTAAGCGATGCGATCAGCGAGATCTTGTCGGGAAAAAGTCTTGTGCTCATTGAAAATACCGACTACTGCTATTTATTAAGTACAACGAGCGTTATTCACCGGGATGTGGGAGAGCCGGATAACGAACAGGTTATCCGGGGAAGCCACAGCGGATTTGTGGAAAATCTCAGTGTAAACCTCCAGCTCGTCCGTAATTTAATCAGTCATCCGTCACTTGTGGTCAAATATACCACCCTGGGAGAAGTTTCAAAAACAAAATCGGCTGTCATCTACATGGATGGTCGGGCAGATCCTATTGTAGTTGAAGAAATTCACAGAAGGCTTAAAAAGATTAAAGTAGACAAGCTGATGAATTCAGGAATCATTGAAGAGTATATGGAGGATAACATTTATTCCCTATTCCCCCAGTTCATTACGACAGAACGGGCCGACCGTACAGCATTAAACCTGATTGACGGGAGGGTTATTATTCTCACTGATGGCGACCCTACTGCTCTGGTGCTGCCAGTCACATTTTTCTCTTTCTTCCAGTCAACGGATGATTACAACAGCCGGTGGGTGGCAGGGAACTTTTACCGTCTTATCCGTGTCATCAGTTTTTTGCTTGCCGTGACTCTTCCAGGGATTTATATTGCGATCATTACCTATCATTACGAAATCATCCCTTTTGGAATGACCTTTGTCATAAAAGACGCGGTTGAACATATACCCTACCCTCCGCTGGTTGAAGCCCTCTTCATGGAGCTTACCCTTGAGCTTATCCGGGAGGCCGGTATCCGGCTGCCGACGCCGATCGGTCAGACCATAGGTATTGTAGGGGGTCTCGTTATTGGTGATGCCGTGGTAAACGCCGGCTTCATTTCAAGCATTATGATCATCGTCGTTGCCTTGACGGCGATCTCGTCTTTTGTCGTTCCTGTTCACGAAATGAGTATGGCTATGCGGCTCCTGCGGTATCCGATCATGATCATGGCTTCTTTGTTAGGATTCGTGGGCATCGTATTCTGTCTGACAGTTTACCTGATTCACCTTTGTAAGCTCACAAGTATAGGAAAACCTTTTTTTTATCCGTTCGCGCCTTTTGACTGGAAGGGCTTAATGAACCGGTTTGTCCGGCTGCCTCACACTGTAGAGGTGAAGAATGAACAAAAGGAAGGCAAGAACAACCATTCTTCCTCATCATAA
- a CDS encoding CBS domain-containing protein: MQVILSHTNLDFDGLASMVAAGKLYPEAHTVLPEKLQESVEHFLAIYKDTFSFTHENRVNWGTVTDVILVDISTLERTGRIAKKLPENINVICFDHHEASTHQYPGTYLPYGACVTILLEQIQERSLPVSAFEATLFTLGLYADTGNFTYNSTKPEDLLAGYHMLKSGASLDVAEKFRDTPLSEGEQHLFRTLLNKSKRKELDGTSVLITCHKQNHYTGNLAGIASKLMSLTGADALFALVKMEDKTFITARAASDRISVLPVIEALGGGGHQKAASAMRKDTDPVMLAEELELQLSSLISSTQTAKEIMSSPVRVVAPDTSVEDVSKMLFRYGHTGFPVVDKEKLVGIISRRDADKALHHGLGHAPVKGYMSNNPVSITSDTSVSDIQSIMIDKNVGRLPVLENGEVAGIVSRTDVIRTIHNKNTKPLNNTADEFTVNKKIDLTDVLASHFNKDLFNLVRIIGEQADKLGMKAYLIGGIVRDLLLERPNEDIDIVVEGNAIVLGEALTGEYGGSIRSHETFKTATWSHHDGLKIDLTSARTEYYDFPAALPNVELSNIKEDLYRRDFTINALAMSLSSGDFGTLLDFFHGYEDIRNGQIRVLYNLSFLEDPTRILRALRFENRFLFKMDNETEEFAKTHKKMLSSVSKPRLANEVKKVITEEDLIRFVKRASELDLLSHLLNTHEDTVTVLKRLQCFNEIRDRLTRDKLHPSHWLGVLLLMTDLSREAFEECLGFAKNKQDEKLLSEVYRFYQTYDFKFHSLYDWHAVCSEVSLEAITVCLSLCHHDSFIVEQGTEYLIKRDSVTHTISGTDLIDLGFKPGPHFKTWLLQLEASKIENPSLSKEELLEYARHVFSDSADEK; encoded by the coding sequence ATGCAAGTTATTTTATCTCATACCAACCTTGATTTTGACGGCCTTGCATCCATGGTTGCCGCGGGCAAACTATACCCCGAAGCCCATACCGTTCTCCCTGAAAAACTGCAGGAATCAGTTGAACACTTTTTAGCTATTTATAAAGACACCTTTTCATTTACCCATGAAAACCGCGTGAACTGGGGTACAGTTACAGACGTCATTCTTGTGGACATCTCCACACTTGAACGAACAGGAAGAATTGCAAAAAAACTACCGGAAAATATTAATGTAATCTGTTTTGATCATCACGAAGCCAGTACTCATCAATATCCCGGCACGTACCTACCCTACGGTGCCTGTGTCACTATTCTCCTTGAACAAATTCAGGAAAGAAGCTTACCGGTCAGTGCTTTTGAAGCGACACTCTTTACCCTGGGCCTATATGCAGATACAGGAAACTTTACATATAACTCGACTAAACCTGAAGATCTCCTGGCTGGTTACCACATGCTGAAATCAGGGGCGAGCCTGGATGTGGCAGAAAAATTCAGAGATACGCCTCTCAGTGAAGGAGAGCAGCATCTCTTCAGAACACTTCTGAATAAAAGCAAGCGAAAGGAGCTCGATGGGACAAGTGTCCTTATTACCTGCCATAAACAGAATCACTATACGGGGAACCTCGCAGGAATTGCGAGTAAGCTGATGTCACTTACCGGTGCTGATGCCCTCTTTGCACTTGTGAAAATGGAGGATAAAACGTTTATTACAGCCAGAGCGGCATCAGACAGAATCAGTGTTTTACCGGTCATTGAAGCCTTGGGAGGGGGGGGCCATCAAAAGGCTGCCTCAGCCATGCGAAAAGACACCGACCCGGTGATGCTTGCTGAAGAACTTGAATTACAGCTATCTTCCTTAATTTCTTCGACCCAGACAGCTAAAGAGATCATGAGCAGCCCGGTAAGGGTTGTTGCTCCGGATACAAGCGTTGAAGATGTGTCAAAAATGCTTTTCCGGTACGGCCATACTGGTTTTCCTGTCGTGGATAAAGAAAAGCTTGTTGGCATTATTTCAAGAAGGGATGCAGACAAAGCACTCCATCACGGGTTAGGCCACGCTCCTGTGAAAGGCTATATGAGCAATAATCCGGTTTCCATTACCTCTGATACGTCTGTTTCTGATATCCAGTCCATCATGATAGATAAAAACGTCGGAAGACTGCCTGTCCTGGAAAACGGTGAAGTGGCAGGCATTGTATCAAGAACCGATGTAATTAGAACGATCCACAATAAAAACACAAAACCTTTAAATAATACAGCTGATGAGTTTACGGTAAACAAAAAGATCGATCTTACGGATGTTCTTGCCAGCCATTTCAATAAAGACTTATTTAACCTTGTTAGAATTATTGGTGAACAGGCAGATAAGCTGGGGATGAAAGCCTACTTGATCGGAGGCATCGTAAGAGACCTTCTCCTCGAGCGGCCAAACGAAGACATTGATATAGTGGTCGAAGGCAATGCCATTGTCCTCGGCGAGGCTCTTACAGGTGAATACGGAGGTTCCATACGCTCGCATGAAACCTTTAAGACGGCAACATGGAGTCATCATGACGGTCTGAAAATTGACCTTACAAGTGCCCGGACAGAGTACTATGACTTCCCGGCAGCTCTTCCCAATGTTGAACTGTCCAATATTAAAGAAGACCTTTACAGACGTGATTTTACAATTAACGCTCTGGCAATGTCCCTATCCTCCGGCGATTTCGGTACTCTTCTTGATTTTTTCCACGGCTACGAGGACATCCGGAACGGGCAGATCAGAGTATTATATAATTTGAGCTTCCTCGAAGATCCTACAAGGATTTTACGTGCTCTCAGATTTGAGAACCGTTTCTTATTTAAAATGGATAATGAAACCGAAGAATTCGCAAAAACCCATAAAAAAATGCTTTCATCTGTATCAAAGCCGAGACTGGCCAATGAAGTAAAAAAGGTTATTACCGAAGAAGACCTAATCCGTTTTGTCAAAAGAGCATCAGAACTTGACCTTCTGTCCCACCTTTTGAACACACATGAAGACACCGTGACTGTCTTAAAGCGTCTCCAGTGTTTTAATGAGATAAGAGACCGCCTGACCAGAGATAAGCTTCACCCTTCGCACTGGCTCGGTGTTCTTCTTCTAATGACAGACCTTTCCCGGGAAGCCTTCGAAGAATGTCTTGGTTTTGCGAAAAATAAACAGGATGAAAAACTCCTTTCAGAAGTATACCGCTTTTACCAGACATACGATTTTAAGTTCCATTCTCTCTACGACTGGCATGCTGTCTGCTCTGAAGTTAGTCTTGAGGCGATAACTGTCTGTCTGTCACTTTGCCACCACGACTCCTTTATCGTTGAACAGGGAACCGAATACCTTATAAAAAGAGACAGTGTTACCCATACCATCTCAGGAACTGATCTGATTGATTTAGGGTTTAAACCGGGTCCCCATTTTAAAACATGGCTTCTTCAGCTTGAAGCAAGTAAAATCGAAAATCCTTCTCTCAGTAAAGAAGAACTGCTTGAATATGCCCGTCATGTTTTTTCAGACAGCGCGGATGAGAAATAA
- a CDS encoding peroxiredoxin has product MTDKRMVAKQAPRFEMDAVLPNKDFGKVSLEENMKNDKWTVLYFYPMDFTFVCPTEITSLSDRQDEFDDLDAEVIGVSTDTIHTHLAWINTDRDDNGLGKLEHSLAADTNHRVARDYGVLLEDEGVALRGLFIISPEGELMYSVVNHNNIGRDVDETLRVLQALQTGGLCPANWKPGQATL; this is encoded by the coding sequence ATGACTGACAAGCGCATGGTAGCAAAACAAGCACCTCGCTTCGAAATGGACGCAGTACTTCCAAATAAAGATTTCGGGAAAGTTTCCCTCGAAGAAAATATGAAAAACGACAAGTGGACTGTTCTTTACTTCTATCCAATGGACTTCACTTTCGTGTGCCCGACAGAAATTACGTCACTGAGTGACCGGCAGGACGAATTCGACGATCTTGATGCAGAGGTAATCGGTGTTTCTACCGACACTATTCACACTCACCTTGCCTGGATCAACACAGACCGTGACGACAACGGACTCGGTAAACTGGAGCACTCACTTGCAGCCGATACGAACCATCGTGTTGCACGTGATTATGGTGTTCTTCTTGAAGATGAAGGTGTAGCTCTTCGCGGTCTCTTCATCATCAGCCCTGAAGGAGAGCTAATGTACTCTGTTGTAAATCACAACAACATCGGCCGGGACGTAGACGAAACACTGCGTGTCCTTCAGGCTCTTCAAACCGGCGGACTCTGCCCTGCAAACTGGAAGCCTGGACAGGCTACCCTGTAA
- a CDS encoding redoxin domain-containing protein: MKLRSEMPELTGATEWLNDELTKEDLVGDKPTLFHFWSVSCGLCKEAMPDVNEFRDEFEDELNVVAVHMPRSEKDLDMSVIKAMALSHDISQPIFVDNEHKLTDAFENQYVPAYYVFDAEGKLRHFQAGGGGMKMLRKRVNRVLGNEEK, translated from the coding sequence ATGAAACTAAGATCTGAAATGCCGGAGCTAACCGGTGCTACTGAATGGTTAAACGATGAATTAACAAAAGAAGACCTTGTAGGAGACAAACCAACCCTGTTCCACTTTTGGTCTGTCAGCTGCGGACTTTGTAAAGAAGCAATGCCGGATGTAAATGAATTTCGTGACGAATTTGAAGACGAGCTGAACGTCGTAGCTGTACACATGCCGCGTTCTGAAAAAGATTTGGACATGAGTGTCATCAAAGCCATGGCACTTAGCCACGACATCTCTCAGCCAATTTTCGTGGACAACGAGCACAAGCTTACAGATGCTTTTGAAAACCAATACGTGCCTGCCTACTATGTTTTCGATGCAGAAGGCAAGCTACGCCACTTCCAGGCCGGCGGCGGCGGTATGAAGATGCTCCGCAAGCGTGTAAACCGCGTGCTTGGTAACGAGGAGAAATAA
- a CDS encoding nuclease-related domain-containing protein, protein MKVGEVTDGGYKQSAGGDSRAEKMSAAKERQQKVDEQMKGLDEEPAEVDEKIGQVDEQPLQNGNSLTVHNYIRKKEGNFVRCRSIEFTILERSSVLKIKPLIPSIRLRQLEALLWRLPPHHPKKDLILEEYLTCQSGYAGEKTLKYYLRPFLYQKDLHFFHNLRLSQFGYFFEIDLLIISKGQIIFIENKNTKGKHTFKSNQFLREEEKINGKSAPDVFKEPLLQVKSQQRDFMSWLGSKNLQIPPLRKIHFVTLTHKQAYINPDSSVAEIANKIFRVECLPFILQKNLECSGPSPLSDHQIKRLIKLIMSNHESLKLNLKTYNILPTQLLKGIRCLKCSAIPMVREKLTWICRKCSFRSTNPIAASLEDYALLVRENITCNQIQDFLLMSSPQSAYRCIRKLELEKKNALKNRMYSLKKFIVK, encoded by the coding sequence GTGAAAGTTGGCGAGGTGACAGATGGAGGTTACAAGCAAAGCGCGGGAGGAGACTCTCGAGCAGAAAAGATGTCAGCCGCGAAAGAGAGGCAGCAGAAAGTCGATGAACAAATGAAGGGACTCGATGAAGAACCCGCCGAAGTCGATGAAAAAATTGGACAAGTCGATGAACAACCTTTACAGAACGGGAATTCTTTAACTGTCCATAATTATATTAGAAAAAAGGAGGGAAATTTCGTTAGATGTAGAAGTATAGAATTCACAATATTAGAAAGGAGTAGTGTATTGAAAATTAAACCCCTCATACCCTCTATTAGACTACGGCAACTTGAAGCCCTCCTCTGGCGGCTGCCACCTCACCACCCTAAAAAGGACCTGATCCTGGAAGAATACCTAACTTGTCAATCCGGATATGCAGGTGAAAAAACGTTGAAGTATTATTTGCGTCCTTTCCTCTATCAAAAAGATCTGCATTTCTTTCACAATTTAAGACTGAGTCAGTTTGGTTATTTTTTTGAGATCGATCTCTTAATTATTAGTAAAGGGCAAATCATCTTTATTGAAAACAAAAACACCAAAGGGAAGCATACTTTTAAGAGTAACCAATTCCTCCGTGAAGAGGAGAAGATCAATGGAAAATCTGCACCTGATGTTTTTAAAGAGCCTCTGCTCCAGGTTAAAAGTCAGCAAAGAGATTTTATGAGCTGGCTAGGTAGTAAGAATCTCCAAATACCACCTCTCCGAAAAATCCACTTTGTTACATTAACTCACAAACAAGCCTATATTAATCCGGATTCAAGTGTCGCTGAAATTGCCAATAAAATATTCAGAGTAGAATGTTTGCCTTTTATACTCCAAAAAAACCTTGAATGCTCGGGGCCTTCTCCTTTGTCTGACCACCAAATTAAACGTCTGATTAAACTTATTATGAGCAACCATGAATCTCTTAAGCTCAATCTAAAAACGTATAATATCCTGCCAACTCAGTTACTAAAGGGAATTAGGTGTTTGAAGTGTTCCGCAATTCCAATGGTTAGAGAAAAACTCACTTGGATTTGCCGTAAGTGCAGTTTTAGAAGTACCAACCCTATTGCAGCCTCTCTGGAGGACTATGCTTTGCTGGTCAGGGAGAACATTACTTGTAATCAGATTCAGGATTTCTTATTAATGAGCAGCCCTCAATCAGCCTACAGGTGTATAAGAAAGCTGGAATTGGAAAAAAAGAATGCTCTTAAGAATAGGATGTATTCGTTAAAGAAGTTTATTGTTAAATAG